A window from Sinorhizobium fredii encodes these proteins:
- a CDS encoding O-acetylhomoserine aminocarboxypropyltransferase, which produces MKTGPGFSTLAVHAGAQPDPTTGARATPIYQTTSFVFNDADHAAALFGLQQFGNIYTRIMNPTQAVLEERIAALEGGTAALATASGHAAQLLVFHAIMSPGDNFVAARQLYGGSVNQFGQAFKSFDWQVRWADGDDPESFEAQIDEKTKAIFIESLANPGGIFVDIAAIAEVARRHGLPLIVDNTMATPYLVRPLEHGADIVVHSLTKFIGGHGNSMGGIIVDGGTFDWSKSGKYPLLSEPRPEYGGIVLHQTFGNFALAIAARVLGLRDFGPAISPFNAFLIQTGVETLPLRMQRHCDNALAVAAWLQRQEKVSWVRYAGLEDDPNHPLQKRYSPKGAGAVFTFGLAGGYEAGKRFVESLEMFSHLANIGDTRSLVIHPASTTHRQLTPEQQVAAGAGPDVVRLSIGIEDVDDIIADLEQALAAI; this is translated from the coding sequence ATGAAGACCGGCCCCGGCTTCAGCACGCTCGCCGTCCATGCGGGAGCGCAGCCCGACCCCACGACCGGCGCGCGGGCGACGCCGATCTATCAGACGACGAGCTTCGTCTTCAATGACGCGGATCACGCGGCGGCGCTCTTCGGCCTGCAGCAATTCGGCAACATCTACACCCGCATCATGAACCCGACGCAGGCGGTGCTGGAGGAGCGCATCGCAGCGCTCGAGGGCGGCACGGCGGCGCTGGCCACCGCCTCCGGGCACGCGGCCCAGCTTCTCGTCTTCCATGCGATCATGAGTCCGGGCGACAATTTCGTCGCCGCAAGGCAGCTTTACGGCGGCTCCGTCAACCAGTTCGGCCAGGCCTTCAAGTCCTTCGACTGGCAGGTGCGCTGGGCCGATGGCGACGACCCCGAAAGCTTCGAGGCGCAGATCGACGAGAAGACCAAAGCGATCTTCATCGAAAGCCTTGCCAACCCCGGCGGCATCTTCGTCGATATTGCCGCGATTGCCGAAGTCGCGCGTCGGCACGGGTTGCCGCTGATCGTCGACAACACGATGGCGACGCCCTATCTGGTGCGGCCGCTGGAGCATGGGGCCGATATCGTCGTCCACTCGCTGACCAAGTTCATCGGCGGCCACGGCAACTCGATGGGCGGGATCATCGTCGATGGCGGCACGTTCGATTGGTCGAAATCCGGGAAATATCCGCTTCTCTCCGAGCCACGTCCGGAATATGGCGGGATCGTGCTGCACCAGACCTTCGGTAATTTTGCCCTTGCGATCGCCGCGCGTGTTCTGGGACTTCGGGATTTCGGTCCGGCGATCTCGCCTTTCAACGCCTTCCTGATCCAGACCGGCGTCGAGACATTGCCGCTGAGGATGCAGCGCCATTGCGACAATGCGCTCGCCGTCGCGGCGTGGCTGCAGCGGCAGGAAAAAGTCTCGTGGGTGCGCTATGCCGGGCTCGAGGACGACCCGAACCATCCGCTTCAGAAGCGCTATTCGCCGAAAGGGGCGGGCGCGGTCTTCACCTTCGGTCTCGCGGGCGGGTACGAGGCGGGAAAGCGCTTCGTCGAGAGCCTCGAGATGTTTTCGCATCTTGCCAATATCGGCGACACCCGTTCGCTGGTCATTCACCCCGCCTCGACGACCCATCGGCAGCTTACGCCCGAACAGCAGGTCGCGGCCGGGGCGGGTCCCGACGTCGTGCGGCTGTCGATCGGCATCGAGGATGTCGACGACATCATCGCCGACCTGGAGCAGGCGCTTGCAGCAATTTGA
- a CDS encoding DMT family transporter — protein sequence MPLDVIALVLFGALLHAIWNALVKAGAEKSLDAAMIALGAAVVALPFLPLLPLPDAEAWPYILASAVLQFAYFQLVAAAYGAGDIGLVYPLMRGVAPLIVAATSSIVVGEHLTGGALAGILTISAGVLTLAFESRKGGKQAIGLALSNACVIASYTFVDGIGARVSGNAISYTLWMALLPPVLLFAWAFASRGVKPVLRHVRHHWWRGLIGGAGSIGAYGLALWAMTRAPVATVAALRETAILFAVVISVVFLKERVSVWRIAAAGVIALGALLLRLA from the coding sequence TTGCCGCTTGATGTCATCGCGCTCGTGCTCTTCGGGGCGCTGCTGCACGCGATCTGGAACGCGCTGGTCAAGGCGGGCGCGGAAAAATCGCTGGATGCCGCCATGATCGCGCTTGGCGCCGCTGTCGTGGCGCTGCCTTTCCTGCCGTTGCTGCCGCTGCCCGACGCCGAAGCGTGGCCCTATATCCTTGCTTCGGCAGTGCTGCAGTTCGCCTATTTCCAGCTCGTGGCGGCCGCCTACGGCGCCGGGGACATCGGCCTCGTCTACCCGCTGATGCGCGGCGTGGCGCCGCTCATCGTCGCCGCCACCAGCAGCATCGTCGTCGGCGAGCATCTTACCGGCGGCGCGCTCGCCGGCATCCTGACGATCTCGGCCGGCGTGCTGACGCTCGCCTTCGAATCGCGCAAGGGCGGCAAACAGGCGATCGGGCTGGCGCTCTCAAATGCCTGCGTGATCGCCAGCTACACTTTCGTCGACGGTATCGGCGCGCGGGTCTCCGGCAATGCCATTTCCTACACGCTGTGGATGGCGCTGCTGCCGCCCGTCCTGCTCTTTGCTTGGGCCTTCGCCAGCCGCGGCGTCAAGCCCGTGCTCCGCCACGTCCGGCACCACTGGTGGCGCGGCCTCATCGGCGGAGCGGGCTCGATCGGCGCCTACGGACTGGCGCTCTGGGCCATGACCAGGGCGCCCGTCGCGACCGTCGCGGCGCTTCGCGAAACGGCGATCCTTTTTGCGGTGGTGATTTCCGTCGTCTTCCTCAAGGAGCGCGTCAGCGTCTGGCGCATAGCCGCCGCCGGCGTCATTGCCCTTGGTGCCTTGCTCCTAAGACTTGCCTAG
- a CDS encoding cupin domain-containing protein, whose protein sequence is MSYVLKFDLASVEPEIGAPAPDRLISGNPEFRTWNFEEAPDGLYAGIWEATPGKWRIVYDEWEYFHVLSGHSVVTEDGGGPMHLKPGDSLVLRPGFAGTWEVVETTRKDYVIRL, encoded by the coding sequence ATGAGTTACGTGCTGAAATTCGACCTTGCTTCGGTTGAGCCGGAAATCGGTGCCCCGGCGCCCGATCGGCTGATTTCGGGAAACCCGGAGTTCCGCACCTGGAATTTCGAGGAAGCGCCGGACGGGCTCTATGCCGGCATCTGGGAGGCGACACCCGGAAAGTGGCGTATCGTCTATGACGAATGGGAGTATTTCCACGTCCTCTCCGGCCATTCGGTCGTGACGGAGGACGGCGGCGGGCCGATGCACCTCAAGCCCGGCGACAGCCTAGTGCTGCGGCCGGGTTTTGCCGGAACCTGGGAGGTCGTCGAGACGACCCGCAAGGATTACGTGATCCGGCTTTGA
- a CDS encoding CoA-binding protein — protein MNHDVYPDHYLADILRETRTIALVGASPKPERPSHRVMAFLLRKGYRVIPVNPGHAGRTILDQTVVARLADIDEPVDMVDVFRAAHALPALVDEILSLPNLPKVIWGQLSVRDDKAAAKAEAAGINVVMDRCPAIEYPRLIG, from the coding sequence ATGAACCACGATGTCTACCCGGATCACTACCTCGCCGACATCCTGCGCGAGACCAGGACCATTGCTCTCGTTGGCGCGTCGCCGAAGCCGGAGCGACCGAGCCACCGCGTCATGGCCTTCCTCTTGCGCAAGGGATACCGCGTCATCCCGGTCAATCCGGGCCATGCGGGCCGGACGATCCTCGACCAGACCGTGGTGGCACGGCTCGCGGATATCGACGAGCCTGTAGACATGGTCGACGTCTTCCGCGCCGCCCACGCCTTGCCTGCACTGGTAGACGAAATTCTTTCGCTGCCGAATCTGCCCAAGGTCATTTGGGGCCAGTTGTCGGTCCGCGACGACAAGGCGGCCGCCAAGGCAGAGGCGGCGGGCATCAACGTGGTCATGGACCGGTGTCCGGCGATCGAATATCCGCGCCTGATCGGCTGA
- a CDS encoding endonuclease/exonuclease/phosphatase family protein, with protein MAKTQGSFSAGIMAAIRKRRPTVVNRDAAVSRGDIVIASYNIHKCVGTDGRFDPGRIAQVITEIGADIVALQEADQRFGERAGLLDLEHLRREAHLVSVPISPFSEKGHGWHGNVLLLREGAVSDVRQLNLPGVEPRGALVVDLDLKAGPLRVIAAHLGLLRHSRARQAESILRVAADGVGRPTLLIGDLNEWRMGRRSSLSFLSPIFDPTHATVASFPSRFPLLPLDRVLGNPHHLVTSVSVHDTPLARVASDHLPVKASIDLKAALKDGGTDNRAGLIDLASA; from the coding sequence ATGGCAAAAACGCAAGGCAGTTTTTCCGCGGGCATCATGGCCGCGATCCGGAAACGGCGGCCGACCGTGGTCAATCGCGACGCGGCCGTGAGCCGTGGCGATATCGTGATCGCCTCCTACAATATCCACAAATGCGTAGGCACGGACGGGCGCTTCGATCCGGGCCGCATCGCTCAGGTCATCACCGAGATCGGCGCGGATATCGTCGCGCTCCAGGAGGCCGACCAGCGGTTTGGCGAACGCGCCGGGCTCCTGGATCTCGAGCATCTGCGACGCGAGGCCCATCTTGTTTCGGTGCCGATCTCCCCTTTCTCGGAAAAGGGGCACGGCTGGCATGGCAATGTCCTCCTGCTCAGGGAAGGCGCCGTATCCGACGTTCGGCAGCTCAATCTTCCGGGCGTCGAGCCGCGTGGCGCGCTGGTCGTCGATCTTGATCTCAAGGCCGGACCGCTGCGGGTGATCGCCGCCCATCTCGGCCTGTTGCGCCACTCCCGGGCGCGGCAGGCGGAGAGTATCCTGCGGGTTGCGGCCGACGGCGTCGGCCGGCCGACGCTGCTCATCGGCGACCTCAACGAGTGGCGCATGGGTAGACGTTCTTCGCTGAGCTTCCTCAGTCCCATTTTCGACCCGACCCATGCGACAGTTGCGAGCTTTCCATCGCGTTTCCCGCTGTTGCCGCTCGATCGCGTGCTTGGCAATCCGCATCATCTCGTGACGTCGGTGTCGGTGCACGACACGCCGCTGGCGCGGGTGGCGTCCGATCACCTTCCGGTGAAGGCGTCGATCGATCTCAAGGCTGCTCTCAAGGACGGCGGCACCGACAACCGGGCAGGGCTGATCGACCTGGCGTCGGCGTGA
- the rpsI gene encoding 30S ribosomal protein S9, which translates to MADLSALKDIATTAEPAAPVHVKKVDAQGRSYATGKRKDAVARVWVKAGSGKITVNGKPFSAYFARPVLQMILQQPIVAAARDGQFDVDATVAGGGLSGQAGAVRHGIAKALTYFEPGLRSVLKRGGFLTRDSRVVERKKYGRAKARRSFQFSKR; encoded by the coding sequence ATGGCTGACCTTTCCGCTCTCAAGGATATTGCCACGACCGCGGAACCGGCCGCTCCGGTTCACGTCAAGAAGGTCGACGCGCAGGGCCGCTCCTACGCGACCGGCAAGCGCAAGGACGCCGTCGCCCGCGTTTGGGTTAAGGCCGGCTCCGGCAAGATCACCGTCAACGGCAAGCCGTTCTCGGCCTACTTCGCCCGCCCGGTCCTGCAGATGATCCTGCAGCAGCCGATCGTCGCCGCTGCCCGTGACGGCCAGTTCGACGTCGACGCGACCGTTGCCGGCGGCGGCCTCTCCGGCCAGGCCGGTGCCGTTCGTCACGGCATCGCCAAGGCGCTGACCTACTTCGAACCGGGCCTGCGCTCCGTTCTGAAGCGCGGCGGTTTCCTCACCCGCGACAGCCGCGTCGTCGAACGCAAGAAGTACGGCCGTGCGAAGGCACGCCGTTCGTTCCAGTTCTCCAAGCGCTAA
- the speB gene encoding agmatinase, whose product MAPKSIDHAITAGSLHGAATDPTHAGVLSFMRRKYSKRLQDVDAVVWGIPFDAATSNRPGARFGPQAIRRASAIFDNDPQYPFQRDLFADMATIDYGDCLLDYGNHAKTPATIEREAAKILRSGAYLLTLGGDHFVTYPILKAHAALHGPLALVQFDAHQDTWPDEKGRIDHGSFVGRAAREGLIDVERSIQIGIRTHAPDDCGIRIVHGYEVEEMRAEEVADTIVRHVGSHSAYLTFDIDCLDPAYAPGTGTPVAGGPSSAKILSVLRKLGALHIAGSDVVEVAPAYDHADLTAIAGSTIAMYMLGLRAEWLAERRG is encoded by the coding sequence ATGGCTCCGAAATCCATCGATCACGCGATTACCGCCGGTTCGCTGCACGGTGCCGCCACGGACCCGACCCATGCCGGCGTGCTTTCCTTCATGCGGCGCAAATATTCGAAGCGGCTGCAAGACGTGGATGCCGTCGTCTGGGGCATTCCTTTCGACGCCGCCACCTCGAATCGCCCCGGCGCGCGTTTCGGTCCGCAGGCGATCCGCCGGGCGTCGGCGATCTTCGACAACGATCCCCAATACCCGTTCCAGCGCGATCTCTTCGCCGACATGGCGACGATCGACTATGGCGACTGCCTGCTCGACTATGGCAACCATGCGAAGACCCCAGCCACGATCGAGCGCGAGGCGGCGAAGATCCTGAGGTCGGGCGCCTATCTGCTGACGCTTGGCGGCGACCATTTCGTCACCTATCCGATCCTCAAGGCGCACGCAGCGCTCCACGGCCCCCTCGCGCTCGTGCAATTCGACGCGCATCAGGATACCTGGCCGGATGAAAAGGGCCGTATCGACCACGGCTCCTTTGTCGGTCGGGCCGCGCGCGAGGGGCTGATCGACGTCGAGCGGTCGATCCAGATCGGCATCCGCACGCATGCGCCGGACGACTGCGGCATCCGCATCGTCCACGGCTACGAGGTCGAGGAGATGCGCGCCGAAGAGGTCGCCGACACCATCGTCCGGCATGTCGGCAGCCATTCGGCCTACCTGACCTTCGATATCGATTGCCTCGACCCGGCTTATGCTCCGGGCACCGGCACGCCGGTTGCGGGCGGTCCGTCCAGCGCCAAGATCCTCTCGGTGCTGCGCAAGCTGGGAGCATTGCATATCGCCGGCAGCGACGTCGTCGAGGTGGCGCCCGCCTATGACCATGCCGACCTGACCGCCATTGCTGGCTCGACCATCGCCATGTATATGCTGGGCCTTCGAGCCGAATGGCTGGCGGAACGGCGCGGCTGA
- a CDS encoding NosD domain-containing protein, translated as MSPIKFTSLVLLSLALSGCQSELATVADAAFRNPPLVAQPDTGRPTTPTTPADPPTLPSPPPVETVDAKPGCDAEVQSKLKAPGTNPVTLACSLRLTSADVITHPLVFEGSAASGSVLDCGGGTLGVSAGQSRKEKTAVAVRSRKAGSGPWDAPSNVTIRNCRIKGFVRVYGLGENANGGTMKASSRNPDHTAFAQASAPRNVRLENIAFDAPDGIPFYVGPGVTNAALVNSQIDGRSTAVAVYLDAESANNTISNNVFGISTEKRELIAIDGSANNRITNNIFERSDNGGIFVYRNCGEGGVIRHQKPQHNQIVGNTFRYRSSFLARPAVWLNSRNGSSSYCFTDPAYPFGSSASNRDFAQNNVVRNNKLEGGSDSLIRNDDPTNDIGANTATGG; from the coding sequence ATGTCGCCGATCAAGTTCACAAGCCTGGTTCTCCTCAGCCTTGCCTTGAGCGGCTGCCAGAGCGAGCTGGCAACAGTTGCCGACGCAGCTTTCAGGAATCCGCCCCTGGTCGCGCAACCTGACACGGGCCGGCCAACCACGCCCACAACGCCAGCCGACCCGCCGACACTTCCCTCCCCTCCGCCAGTCGAGACTGTCGATGCCAAGCCGGGCTGCGACGCGGAGGTTCAATCCAAGCTGAAGGCGCCCGGAACCAATCCGGTGACACTTGCCTGCAGCCTTCGGCTGACCTCTGCCGATGTCATCACCCATCCACTGGTCTTCGAGGGAAGTGCCGCGTCCGGATCGGTGCTCGACTGCGGCGGCGGAACGCTCGGTGTCAGTGCAGGTCAATCGCGCAAGGAGAAGACCGCTGTCGCCGTTCGCTCCAGGAAAGCGGGCTCCGGCCCCTGGGATGCGCCGTCGAACGTGACGATCCGCAATTGCAGGATCAAAGGCTTCGTCCGCGTCTACGGCCTCGGCGAGAACGCCAACGGCGGGACCATGAAGGCATCATCGCGCAACCCCGACCACACGGCTTTCGCCCAGGCATCGGCTCCGAGGAACGTGCGGCTCGAAAACATCGCCTTCGACGCTCCGGATGGAATACCCTTCTATGTGGGGCCCGGCGTCACCAACGCGGCTCTCGTCAACTCGCAGATCGACGGCCGGTCGACGGCCGTCGCCGTCTATCTCGATGCGGAGTCCGCCAACAACACGATCAGCAACAACGTCTTCGGGATCTCCACGGAGAAGCGCGAATTGATCGCCATCGACGGCTCGGCGAACAACCGGATCACCAACAACATCTTCGAGCGCTCCGACAATGGCGGCATATTCGTTTACCGTAACTGCGGCGAAGGCGGCGTCATCCGGCACCAAAAACCGCAGCACAATCAGATCGTCGGCAACACCTTCCGCTACCGGTCCTCATTCCTCGCCCGGCCGGCGGTCTGGTTGAATTCCCGCAACGGCAGCAGCAGCTATTGCTTCACGGACCCGGCCTACCCCTTCGGCAGCAGCGCCAGCAATCGCGATTTCGCGCAGAACAATGTGGTGCGCAACAACAAGCTCGAAGGCGGATCGGACAGCCTCATCCGCAATGACGATCCCACCAACGACATCGGCGCGAATACCGCGACCGGCGGATAG
- the rplM gene encoding 50S ribosomal protein L13 produces the protein MATFVQKPAEVEKKWILIDAEGLVVGRLASIIANRLRGKHKATFTPHVDDGDNVIVINAEKAVLTGKKYTDKKYYWHTGYPGGIKERTARQIIEGRFPERVIEKAVERMVPRGPLGRRQMKNLRVYAGTNHPHEAQQPTVLDVAKLNSKNTRSA, from the coding sequence ATGGCAACCTTCGTTCAGAAGCCTGCAGAGGTGGAGAAGAAGTGGATCCTCATCGACGCCGAAGGCCTCGTTGTCGGTCGCCTCGCTTCCATCATCGCAAACCGCCTGCGCGGCAAGCATAAGGCCACCTTCACGCCGCACGTCGACGACGGCGACAACGTCATCGTCATCAACGCCGAGAAGGCCGTTCTCACCGGCAAGAAGTACACCGACAAGAAGTACTACTGGCACACCGGCTATCCCGGCGGCATCAAGGAGCGCACCGCTCGCCAGATCATCGAGGGCCGCTTCCCGGAGCGCGTCATCGAGAAGGCCGTCGAGCGCATGGTTCCGCGTGGTCCGCTCGGCCGTCGCCAGATGAAGAACCTGCGTGTCTACGCCGGTACGAACCACCCGCATGAAGCACAGCAGCCGACCGTCCTCGACGTCGCCAAGCTGAACAGCAAGAACACAAGGAGCGCCTGA
- a CDS encoding cytochrome P450 yields the protein MSPAPGITIDGPARRVSLDVRNPDFFRNPLPAYSALHAQCPAFFWEEPQQWYFAGYDQVNALLRDRRFGRQILHVATREELGLPAPKSHLKDFDALEEHSLLELEPPAHTRLRTLVNRAFVSRQIEQLRPDIETLSHAIIDGFEKDGEVELLKTYAETIPVTIIARMLGIPVESAPRLLDWSHRMVKMYVFNPSFETELDANRASTEFAAYLKDIIAEKRVSPADDLLTHMISSEKDGERLSEAELISTTVLLLNAGHEATVHQIGNAVSTILKSGLSPDTLFASEEATARTVEECLRFAAPLHIFQRYALSDIGLEDGISLRKGDKIGLMLGAANVDPRKFTAPDTFRPDRNEGANVSFGAGLHFCIGAPLARLELNLSLPILFRRLPGLRLKREPPVKDSFHFHGLERLDLVW from the coding sequence ATGTCTCCAGCCCCCGGCATTACCATCGACGGCCCCGCGCGGCGCGTTTCTCTCGACGTTCGCAACCCCGACTTTTTCCGCAATCCGCTGCCGGCCTATAGCGCACTCCATGCGCAATGTCCGGCCTTCTTCTGGGAAGAACCGCAACAGTGGTATTTCGCAGGCTACGACCAGGTGAACGCCCTTCTGCGCGACCGGCGCTTCGGCCGGCAGATCCTGCATGTGGCGACGCGGGAGGAACTCGGCCTGCCCGCACCGAAATCGCATCTCAAGGATTTCGACGCGCTCGAAGAACATTCGCTGCTGGAGCTCGAGCCGCCGGCCCATACGCGGTTGCGCACGCTCGTCAACCGAGCCTTCGTTTCGCGGCAGATCGAGCAGCTTCGGCCGGATATCGAAACGCTCTCGCATGCGATCATCGACGGCTTCGAAAAGGACGGCGAGGTCGAACTCTTGAAGACCTACGCCGAGACGATCCCGGTCACCATCATCGCCCGCATGCTCGGCATTCCGGTCGAGAGCGCTCCTCGCCTCCTCGACTGGTCGCACCGGATGGTGAAGATGTATGTCTTCAATCCAAGCTTCGAGACCGAACTCGACGCCAACCGGGCTTCCACCGAATTTGCCGCATATCTGAAGGATATCATCGCGGAGAAGCGCGTCAGTCCGGCAGACGACCTGCTGACCCATATGATCAGCTCGGAGAAGGACGGCGAGCGCCTCTCGGAGGCCGAATTGATCTCGACGACGGTGCTGCTTCTGAACGCCGGTCACGAGGCGACCGTGCACCAGATCGGCAATGCGGTCAGCACCATCCTGAAATCCGGCCTTTCTCCCGACACGCTGTTTGCGAGCGAGGAAGCGACGGCTCGAACGGTGGAAGAATGCCTGCGCTTCGCCGCGCCGCTCCATATCTTCCAGCGCTACGCCCTCTCGGATATCGGACTGGAAGACGGCATCTCTCTCAGGAAAGGCGACAAAATCGGCCTGATGCTCGGGGCGGCCAATGTCGATCCGCGCAAGTTCACTGCCCCGGACACGTTCAGGCCGGACCGCAACGAGGGCGCCAATGTCTCCTTCGGCGCCGGCCTGCACTTCTGCATCGGCGCGCCGCTCGCACGGCTTGAACTCAATCTTTCCCTGCCGATCCTGTTCCGCCGCCTGCCCGGGCTGCGGCTCAAGCGCGAGCCGCCGGTCAAGGACAGCTTCCACTTTCACGGGCTGGAGCGGCTGGATCTCGTCTGGTAG
- a CDS encoding phospholipase D family protein translates to MFFWIAFFLAVLLVLVAAATLYVYGVFGRRPQAPRSFALPVGGKPTRIDASVASLLSASPGECAVALISDNIEAFVARAHSARAAGRSLDLQYYYWKDELTGFLLTREIIKAADRGVRVRLLLDDINAGIHDRLCIALDAHPNIDVRLFNPSRARTDRFRRGFEMAVRALSATRRMHNKLWIADGRVAIAGGRNIGDAYFDAAELSNFRDLDVWLTGPVADQATAMFDQYWNSASVLPIAALRTPRKHYLPALCETLDTLARTAAARFYLERVSDADAGADLYWGGRRLHRSDGVRLAFDPPEKALLQKRQNWLLRELFPLINDAERDLRIMSPYFIPGAEGTRQLTALAKKGVRVAVLTNSLAATDVAAVHGGYMKYRKGLLEGGIELYELKEYGEVIDRHRMSLFGARNASLHTKAFVVDGRFGYVGSMNFDPRSASLNTEMGVIFSDAALADELQSIFDEETLPERSYRLALEGGRLVWRDRANGAIRLLAREPDAGAHRRLIAGAIRFLPLESQL, encoded by the coding sequence ATGTTCTTCTGGATTGCGTTCTTTCTTGCCGTTCTCCTGGTTCTTGTCGCCGCCGCGACATTATATGTCTACGGCGTGTTCGGGCGCCGTCCGCAGGCCCCCAGGTCCTTCGCCCTGCCTGTCGGCGGCAAGCCGACCCGGATCGATGCAAGCGTTGCTTCGCTTCTTTCCGCCAGTCCCGGCGAGTGCGCCGTTGCGCTGATCTCGGACAACATCGAGGCCTTCGTCGCGCGTGCCCATTCCGCCCGCGCCGCTGGCCGCAGTCTCGACCTGCAATATTACTACTGGAAGGACGAGCTGACAGGTTTTCTCCTCACCCGCGAGATCATCAAGGCGGCCGACCGGGGCGTGAGGGTGCGGCTGCTGCTCGACGACATCAATGCCGGCATCCACGACCGGCTCTGCATAGCGCTCGACGCGCATCCGAATATCGACGTGCGCCTGTTCAATCCCAGCCGGGCGCGCACCGATCGGTTCCGCCGCGGCTTTGAAATGGCGGTGCGCGCCTTGAGCGCGACGCGGCGCATGCACAATAAATTGTGGATTGCCGATGGCCGGGTAGCGATCGCCGGGGGACGCAATATCGGCGACGCCTATTTTGATGCGGCCGAACTGTCGAATTTCCGCGACCTGGATGTCTGGCTCACGGGACCCGTCGCCGATCAGGCCACGGCGATGTTCGACCAATACTGGAACAGCGCATCCGTGTTGCCGATCGCAGCACTCCGGACGCCGCGCAAGCACTACCTGCCGGCGCTCTGCGAAACACTCGATACGCTGGCGCGCACCGCGGCGGCACGCTTCTATCTGGAAAGAGTGAGTGACGCCGACGCCGGAGCGGATCTCTACTGGGGCGGCCGCAGGCTTCACCGGAGCGACGGCGTCCGGCTCGCCTTCGACCCGCCCGAAAAGGCCCTGCTGCAGAAGCGGCAGAACTGGCTGCTGCGCGAGCTTTTTCCGCTGATCAACGACGCCGAGCGCGACCTGCGCATCATGTCGCCATATTTCATTCCAGGGGCTGAGGGAACGCGCCAGCTGACGGCGCTCGCGAAGAAAGGCGTGCGCGTGGCCGTGCTGACGAACTCGCTTGCCGCAACGGACGTCGCAGCCGTCCACGGCGGCTATATGAAGTATCGCAAGGGCCTGCTTGAGGGGGGCATCGAGCTCTATGAACTCAAGGAATACGGCGAGGTGATCGACCGCCATCGCATGTCGCTGTTCGGCGCCCGCAATGCTAGCCTGCACACGAAGGCCTTCGTCGTCGATGGCAGGTTCGGCTATGTGGGATCGATGAATTTCGATCCGCGTTCCGCTTCCCTCAACACCGAGATGGGAGTGATCTTCTCCGACGCGGCGCTCGCCGACGAGCTCCAGTCCATCTTCGACGAGGAGACGCTGCCGGAGAGGAGTTATCGGCTGGCACTCGAAGGCGGAAGGCTCGTCTGGCGCGACCGGGCGAACGGAGCGATCCGGCTGCTCGCGCGCGAGCCCGACGCCGGCGCCCACCGTCGCCTGATTGCCGGAGCGATCCGTTTCCTGCCGCTCGAATCCCAACTCTGA
- a CDS encoding PaaI family thioesterase encodes MSLQPIMTVEELNRFLDTDFPQVHTDGKVFAVTATGPGFATMRLDPNERHIRPGGTVSGPTLFALADVSAYIALIAHIGPVALAVTTNLNINFLRKPEPEPLECTCRILKLGKRLAVLDASIAPVGGDDLVAHATATYSIPPR; translated from the coding sequence ATGAGCTTGCAGCCGATCATGACCGTCGAGGAGCTCAATCGCTTCCTCGACACGGATTTTCCGCAGGTCCATACGGACGGCAAGGTCTTCGCCGTGACGGCGACCGGCCCCGGTTTTGCGACGATGCGGCTTGACCCGAACGAGCGCCACATCCGCCCGGGCGGCACCGTTTCCGGGCCGACGCTGTTCGCGCTTGCCGACGTCTCGGCCTATATAGCACTGATCGCGCATATCGGTCCGGTCGCGCTCGCGGTCACCACGAACCTCAACATCAACTTCCTGCGCAAGCCTGAGCCCGAGCCGCTCGAATGCACCTGCCGGATCCTGAAGCTGGGCAAGCGGCTTGCGGTCCTCGATGCCTCAATTGCGCCCGTTGGCGGCGACGATCTGGTGGCGCATGCCACCGCGACGTATTCGATTCCGCCTCGCTGA
- a CDS encoding antibiotic biosynthesis monooxygenase family protein gives MPFAKLPAPPYYVVCFSSARTDGDNGYGDMADAMEKLAREQPGFLGLESARGNDGFGITNAFWRDEDSIRAWKRNVDHLAAQKRGRAEWYSHYEVRVARVERAYGFSKTEG, from the coding sequence ATGCCCTTCGCCAAATTGCCTGCCCCGCCCTACTACGTCGTCTGCTTCTCTTCCGCCCGAACCGACGGCGACAACGGCTATGGAGACATGGCCGACGCGATGGAGAAACTGGCGCGGGAGCAGCCCGGCTTTCTCGGCCTAGAGAGCGCCCGCGGCAATGACGGCTTCGGGATCACCAATGCCTTCTGGCGCGATGAAGATTCCATCCGAGCCTGGAAAAGAAACGTCGATCATCTCGCCGCGCAAAAGCGCGGCCGTGCCGAATGGTACAGCCACTATGAGGTGCGCGTGGCGCGGGTCGAGCGCGCCTATGGCTTCAGCAAGACAGAGGGTTGA